tcatccccccctccccgcccattATAAACAACATGATGAACATCTCTTGtggaccttcttttttttttttttttttttaggaaaagttACTAGAAGTGGAATTTATTGGATCAAGGGTATGTATATTAAGGATCTTAATACATATGTACAAAATAACCTCCAGGAAATGGTACCACTTCACACACTCTTTCCGGTAGTGCATCTGTGTCAATTTTCCATATCAtttcttttggctgcgccatgcagcatatgggatcttagtccccccacccagggatcgaacccatgccccctgcagtggaagcgcggagtcgtaaccactggaccgccagggaattccccctctgGTCTTtcgggaagaatccttccttgtccctttccttgcttctggtggttgctggcaatctctggcattccttggcCTGTGAAAGCTCAACTCCAATCTCTGttgctgtcttcacatggccttcttaaaaggacaccagtcattggatttagggcccaccccaaCCTATtacgacctcatcttaatttaactaattacatctgcaaagaccctagttccaaataaggtcacattctgaggttctgggtggaaAATATTCAATCCCCTAAAATAAGTAAAACGGCgcttattattttaatgtttggcTCTTATTGaaaggaaatacacacacacacacaacctcaaCAGCCCAGAAATGCAGATGACAAATAAtggggcatcttttttttttttggctgggccgcactgcatgcaggatcttccccgaccagggattgaacccgcaccccctgcagtgggagcacggagccttaaccactggaccaccagggaagtccaataaagGGGCATCTTAATGTAGAATGGCTTAGGAATACGCTTGCTGCTTGGGCTGAATGTGCCCCGGGACAAGTGATCAACTAAGTTCATTCTAACTCTGCTGCTCTGAGCTCGTCATCAGGTGCTCAAGAATAATGTAGAATAACTGTTCGAGAATGCTCCCTGCTTTATTGTTTTTCACCAGCACGTTGCCCCCAAATCGTTGGGAACAGTGTAAAGTAAGTGGCAATCTTCAACCCCCAGAGTGTTCCTCTATTAATGCTGAAATCATTCTTAGAATCAGTCTTAGAATGAACCTCTACTTTGGTTCAGGTCTTGATTTGGCCCCCAGAGCTGTACTACCTTTGGCAGGTCATGATTTCTCGAGGGCTTGACTTCATCTTCATTAAGATATGCCTCAGGTAGGGCAAACTGGGCAATTCCTAGGTTCTCTCCTACCCCTGTGTTTCCCGACCTGACTCTTCCCCATTAGTTGCTGGTGGTTGATCCAGCTCTGGCCCAATCATGCCAAGCTCCAGGTGAAATATGGCGGACAGGTGAGTCACTCATCTTCCCAGGCCAATTACCAAACAGAACTGCTCTACTCCTGTTCAGCACATCCCAGTGCTCTCCATGGCTGCTCCCAGCCATGCTGCATGTTTTCCAACGTCCCTTACAGCCATCAGAAGATGAGCGGTGGCCCAGAGAGGTACGCCAGCTTACCCAAAGATACTCAGCAAGTTAAAGGCAGAATGGAGACTAAACCCTCAGGCCATGGTTTGTTCCCCCTCTGGATCCACAGCTCTTCCCTAGGGCCAAGCCAGTTAGCTATCCTCTGCCTGACTTAAGAATGGAGTTATTGGTTTAGAAGCCAAAGCTGAAGATAACATCACCAACTCTAGCTCATGGTTTGAAAACTAGAATTCTTCTTTGGAAGTTAATGGGAAACCCAAAATAATGGAATCTGCCCTTCAGATGTTCGCAGAGGACTTTGAAGTGGTGTCAGATAACTGTTAAGTGAAGATCAGGTAGTTAAGAAGCACCCGATGCAGAAGCAGGTCTCAAGgacaatttatatttatttgttgatgACTTTGACTAAACATACTTCAAACATAGCAGAAGTTAAAGAGTCTGTCAGGTGACGTCATCTCCTGCCAACAGCTAAAGGTGGCCCGTGGAGAGTGACATGAGCTTCATCTTCAAGCTGAGGCCCTGACTCTGGGCAAACAGCTGGTGGGTGGACCTGGTCCTTCTGGCCTGGATTGGGGCCTCCGAGGAACTACTCCTTGTTCTCATACTTGTGCTTGATGTGTTTCCATAGCTTCTGTATTTTAAAGACAAGAACCACAAACTTAGTTTTGCCTCTCACATTTTATAACTCCTCCCACTGCCCTGGTCTCTATAACAAACCTGAGAGAAACATGTACCACATCCTGACAGTTTGCAGTGGGCAAACTGGAAGCAGTACTAGGCTTGATGTACATTCCTAACATTTACAGAATGCTCTGATGCTCTCAATCAGTGTGTGAAGTAAGTGGGAAGGCATGATCTCACTTTACAGGAAACTGAGGTAGAGAGACTGAGGGACCTACCCCCAGAGCACACAATTATTAAGGAACAGAGGCTGGAAAATGTCTCATTTCTTCAACTCCCAGGTATTACTCAAGAGGTCCTAAGTGCATGGTCCCCAAATACTTCACATtgagccatttaaaaaatttcctcagACCTATGATCCTTGGGTCAGGAACCAGCTGGATTCTCATTCCTAAAAGCACCAAAGATGGGTGGGTTATGACAACATCCTGAGATGCCTTCCCCACACATTGGAAACGGCCAAAGGAACTGCTTGAAGATGAACAGTAGCAGCACTGTCATAAGGGCAGAAAATTGCCCTGGCCACAGGCAGTACATCAGTGGACAGAGCCTGCCTGGGCTGTAGGGCCAGACAGCTTCAAGTTAAAAACAGAGTGAGTGGTGGCACAGGCCTTATTTGTCCAAGACCTTCCCCAGTATGAGCCACAATTTAACGATGGAAAGCAGGCAAGgcatccagcacagtgcctggcacacagtgagtctAAAAAGTGTTGTTATTCTCTATCTCATGCTTCCATTTTCTCGTGAGGAATGTAACAAATGCCATTTTTTGAGAGTACCACCTACCAGGTACTGTGGCACCTTGCCTGCATCTcatataatcctcacaataactccctgagatagttactattattatcatttcaatTCCAGAGATAAAAATGAAGCTCAGACAGGTTAAGAAACTCGCCCACCTTAATGCCACAGTTATTAATTGATAAGGCCCAGTATTCCCATCCAGGGCTCTCTGATTTCATACCCACCCTACTCTTAACCATTATCAACACCACCGTTGACAACATGGAAAGACTTTGGAACTGAAAAGTGCTATCTGAAAAGGCCAGTCACGGTACCTACAGAGTTGTTCTTTTCACGACAGTCGCCCACTCAAATCTGCCCTTGAAACCTTCAGACGAGATAGGGGGTCCCGGGTCCAGCCCTGACTTGCCTCTAACTCCCTGGTGATGTGGCCCTAACAAGTCCTTTGCTCTCACTAGGTTAGTGTTCGCTTCTGCAAATGGACAAGTAGGTGTATGGGGCGGGAGACAGCAATACTTAAAACCCCTGCAAAGCGGGATCTATTGACCCCGTTTAACGTTTTCGGATTCACACCGGGCGGAGCGGACAGACGGCAGTCTGCAGACAGAAGACACCCAGGGATCCCCTCCTCCTCGTAAAGGTAGACTGAATCCCGCCCCACCTCCACTCTCACTGTCACCCCTCAGAGGGGCCCAAGGTCAGGGACGGCCCAGGCCCTCACCCCTTCGTTGATGTGTTCGTAGATCGCGTCCGCGCCTTGATCGAAGGCGCGCTCGAAGAACAGGGCGCCCACGGCTATGGTGAGGGCAAAGGTAGAGGTCCTGCGGAACAGCAGGGAGTACAATCTCGCAGTCAACGTTGGGCCCGCCATGTTTGTCCGCTGCCGAACTAGCGCCACCGCGCATGCACCGCGACCGAGCTTTCTCTCCAAAGGTCCTCAACGTGTAACGCTTTATGGGATTTGTAGTTCTTCTGGATCTCAGCGTTCGTCGTTTTGAACTATGGAAGTAACTGATGGCTTGCCCGTGATTCAGATCTCCTAAAATCCAGATCACGGCAGCCCAAATAGTTGGTAAAATGTATTACCGAATTTTTCTCCTCAATCATTTCTTGCTGATTGACTATTTTAAACTACGACACCCAGAAGCCCTCGCGCTTCCTCCACTTCCTCCTGCGCGGTCTCAGCTTTGATTCGCAAAGGTTTCTGGGAAGGGTGGACCGATACCCAAGGAAGCACTACGAGTCCCAGCAAGCAGTTCGTGGCGTGAGGGCGCAGGAGGAGGAGCTCAGAGTCGTTGGGCCCCGCGGAGCCAGGTACTTTCTTTGGCGGGACGTCGAGGGCGAGTGTCCTTAACCCCACGGGAGGGCTATGGGCTCTTCCATCTAAGTCCGCGAGCCCCGCAGCGGACCACACTATTAAACGGAATGCGGAGTGGATAGGGGGGCGAGGCCTGGGTGCCCGGTCCCAGGCTTGTCCCCCATCCTGTCTCCTCTGTCAGCCCCAAGTCCAGGGCTAGAGTTGGAGCCTGTGGCACAAGTCGGGTCCTGGGGGCTGAATCCCTCTGCCCAGCCTCAGGGGAAGTGGCGATTCTGCCCATCCTTCATGTTCCCCTCATCCCTGGGTTTCGCAGCTGACAATCCTGTCTTGGAAGGCAGGAGACCTAGATCCACTCATTCCTTCTTGGGAATAGAAATAGCAAGGACTTTGGAGGACTAGGGCCGTCCAGCACATGTTTTCTAAGTGCCTCTGGGCCTTGGGCTGGGGACCCAGCGGTGAAcaagtccctgccttcatggaacgCCCATTCTACTGTGTATGGGTAGATGGGTAGGTGCAGTAATGACAAGTAATGCTTTGAAGAGCTGAAGAAAGGTTGATTGGTGAGGGGGTGGTGATGGTAATATTTTAGACAAGGTGGGCCTCAGGGCGACACTTAACCCTAGACCTGAGTGAATAGTAGCCGTTCACACAGGAAAACGTTggtgcaaaggccttgaggctGCTCTATCCTGGGgtgtttgagggggaaaaaagtagaGTAGACTATGAAGTAGGCTCAGGTCAGCTCATATCTGGCCTTGTAACCCGTGGTAAagagtcttatttttttctaattgcaCTAGGAAGCCAATGAAGGGTTTTAAGCTGGGGTGTGACATgatctaatttacattttaatgtcATCATTTCTGGCTGCTCTGGAGAGCAGACTGAAGAGGGGACGTTACTGTGGTGGGTCAATTGAGGCAGGGTGGTAATTTAGATTAGGGTGTGGATTAGAGTAGTGATCAGATTTGGGATGTATTTTTGGAGGTGGGACAAACAGAACAAACTGACAGATGCGTGTAGGGCGTACAGGAAAGTGGACTCAAGAATGGCATCAAAGTTTTGACCTCAGCAACTTAAAATCAACAGGATGATCTTAAGTTCTGTTTGGCCACATTAAGTTTGAGCTGCCCCTTAGGCATCAAATGGAGAGGTCCAGAGGCTAATGGGGATTTGGATCTGGAGTTCAGAGGAGAGGCCTGAGCCAGAGATAAAAGTCATTGGCGTACGTGTGGCATTGAAAACCAGGGACTGGATTCGAGACCTGGATCTGCCTCTGACTTGTAAAGCAACAGTAATGCCTCGTTTGGGGACTGGGAGGAAAAACGTGAAATGCTCTATATCCACGATGCGGTTGTTTTCTATTTGCAAAGCGTCCTGGTAGCCCTTTCGGGCAGGAAGTTGTGAAGCTTCTGGGAAAGAATACTTATATCTTGCTGACAACTTCCCAGATGAGAAGTTCAGAGAAGGGAGGAATTATTTTAGGTGAGATGGGTAGGGAAGACCACAGGGAGTTAAGGTggggcttgttttattttttttgccattttagttaATTCTCATTTTGGagcaacaattttttaaaaatctaattttcttTAGGCCATTGATTTCAACTTAGAAATTATTATTCTATACATaaatctagaaaaataagaaaaatgacctTAACTTTCCCTTTGATTAATGTTTGAACTCCACTTGAACAAACTAAATTCCTTTAAACATTCAGCCCTATCTTCAGCTCAGTTACATTCCCTTACACATTTAATTCCACTTATACgtttaatatatttgattttctttttaagtacttCAGATATATAACCTAACAAGCATAATTTCCCCAGAATACTTAAACAGTTACTAGAAAATCTAATAAAATTAACcttataaatgtaataaattttaatacttttcaGTACTTTTAGCAAACTTAGTCAAATTCTGTTTTGTCACTTGTTCTCAGTCGGGGGATTCAAAAAATACAGGCTCCATCTCTGATAAGAAATTAGGATATGGCGGGCACCCGTAGTAGCTTTTATAGCACCCCATTGATTTTAATGTGCAGCAGTGTTTCCAACCATTGCTAACCCCTCAACTTAGAATCACAAGTCTCATATCAATTACTGACAGATACTTTATCAATTACCTAACTacatattttaacttttatattttaaattggaaTCACAGTGCTTTTCTGTTACATACTCAACATGTCAAATTCTTTTCAATGTGATACTTTTAAGCACCAGGTAGACACTGATTATTAATAAACTTAGGACAGGAACATTAGTACAATAGTTGATTTAGTCTACTAcctctgttttcaattttaagcTTTCCTGGAGTGTGACAGGATGCTTAGCCAGTAAGAAAACACTTTTATCCACTCTAACAAATTGTGCTTAGTGTTCTCATCAAGTCGGGGTTACCAGTTCACCTTACTGAGGTGGTTCATAGTCCGACCAGTTTCTGACTGGGACACAGATTTGCGGGCTGTGTCTACCCAGAGTGACTGCCTTCAGCAAAGGCTGCCTTTGGGATGCAGGGGATGAAGAGGTCAATGAACAGTGGAAGCTCAATTCTCCAGGCTTTTATTTCTTGGGGGTACCTACTGGGGGTGGCTAGAGTCCctggttaaaatgcaaatttctggGCCCCTCTCCAGATCTGCTGAGTCAGAATTCCTGAGGATCTGATTCAGGAGACTTCATTTTTAATAAGCTCCTCACCAGGAGCAATGGAAAATTTTGAGGAGTTGTTTTGAGAGGGTTGATCTGATGCTGCCAAGGGTGGGCTGAACTAAGGAGGCTGGTCCAGATGTGAAGGGGTGAGACCTGACTTGGGCAGTGGTAACAGAGAGTCACATGGTATTTGGAGCCCAGActtggtggtggggggagaagggaaaGGCAGAGGTGTTTATATGAGTCAGGGTATATGGTTCAAGAGCCTCTTTCAGACTATTTTTGCCTTTCCTATTTGGAAACTCTGGCCTCTTGGGACCTCTAACTGTCTGGTGAGAAACTGTCTCCATCCTGAAGCTCCTAGAGCCCAGATTTGGGTTCAGCTGACCTTCACTGGACCAGGTCCACTTGGAATCAGGGCTTGTCCTATCAACCGTCAGCCTGGACTGAGGGAAATGTTTACGCTAGATCCCTTTCAACACCACCCTTGGCCGGTTCATCCAGGTGAACTGGGTCACTGGAACCATCCATGGCAGCCTCCTAAGGAAGAAGGAATAGGGTTTATCCCTGCCTGACAAATTTCCCACTTTTTTGAAGGGAATTttttgggaaaattttaaaactatacacGCCAAAAGTAGAAacttagaaaaacagaaaaacacaaaatgaaaaaaaaaaaatcccgcacATCGTAATTTTATTCTCTAGACATAACTACAGTAAATATTTTGTGTCTGCTCCagtctttgtatgtgtgtctgtgtgtatatgtgtgtgttgagGCGGGAGGTTCGTTCTCCTTAAAAAAGTGGTATCATTTTGTACATACTGTTGTGACAATGAGTCATTTTTCATTTACAATAGGGGATGAACCTTTTATCCTTGTAGGGAATTGTTCCCTttgactgatttttctttaactgaagtatagttgatgtattaCTTTGACTTGATTTTTAATGGCACCATTGAATAGGTTGGCTCACACCCTACTCTTGCTCCTTGCCAGTTGTGGTCTCCCTCTACCCAAAGTTATTTTTAGGGTAAAATGAGGATGGTAGGTTTTGTGCATCATCATTGAACCCCTTCCCCCACTCTACACAGGACCCTGAGCGGTCTGCCTGGCATGTGGTGAGCAATGGATAACTGTCAGCTCTTTTTACTCTTGGACATTTGGAGTTTGGTTTCAGGACAAGCTACATTGCAGTGCTCACCTTGGTACCTAGATCTTCGAGATGATCTCTGATCATTTCCTTGGAGGAAGTCCCTGTTGGATGCAGGCGCCCCTCCTTGGGACCCCCGGCACAGAGCTTGTTACCTATGACTGTTACTGGGGGCACATCTGTCGGCCACCCATCCCCAGCACATACTCAGCTCACGTTCTCGTGAGAGCATGAAGCGTTCTCTGTGTCATGAAGTGTGAACCCGAGTCTGGCAGAGAGGAAGTGCTCAGTGTGTTTGGCtggtgaatgaatgactgaaaagGGAACCGTGGAACTTTAGGGTTGTGCATATGCGAGTGGGAGGGGGGCCCTCCTTTCACTTGACTCAGGAGAGTTTTGGGTTGTGGGCACTTTGTACCTGTGGCCATCGCAAATTGTAAAGTGATTTAGtttctccattcatttatttcactCTATTAGTTAgctgttgctgcataacaaattgtcCTAGAACTTAGTGACTTACCACAACAAACATTATCTGATACGGTTTCCGATGGTTGGGAACTTGGGAGTGGcgtagctgggtggttctggctcagagtctcccacaaggttgcagtcaagctgtcagccagggctgccctcctctgaaggcttgactggggctggagggtctgcttccaagctcactcacttGGCTGTTAGCAggaggtctcagttccttgccacgtgGGCCTCCCTACCAGGCTGCTCACAGTATGGTAGCTGGCTTCCCCCCCCAGAACAAGTGATCAGAGAAAGGGAGACACCAGGATGGAAACCACGTTGTCTTATAACCTGATCTTGGGAGTGACATACCATCCCTCTGCTCTCTTCTCTTAGTCACAGAGACCAACCCTGATACGCTTTGGAACGGGAGACACAAAGTGCAGACACCAGGAGGTGGGGTCATTGGGTGCCACAGAAGCTGGCTGCCACGTCCACAGATGTGCATTGAGCAGCACTGGCTTGCCAGACACTGCCAAGCACCTAGCATGCATGACTCAATCCTCACAGTACTCTTGTGAAAAGTATTATTACCCCCGACTTCCGGATGAGGCTCAGGGGTAGGTAGTTTGACGAGAGTATCACAGCCCATGGGTGGCAGGGTTGGGATTCAGGCCTGGGTGGGTGGCTACAGTAAGGACTGGCTTGTGTggcctgtgtgacttcaggcaaactccctccttctctgttcctcagtCCGTCATCTCCCACCTTAGACCAGcatttctccaagtgtggtctgtggactCTGCATCAGGACCTCCTTAGACCCTACCCCTGTCCCAGACCTGCTGAGTTAAGAAATCGCTGTGGGTGGAGTCCCCACTGCCTTATATTGGTGGGAGTGGATGATACACTTTACTTCAAGAAGTAAACACGTGAACGAGGtcaggatgagaaagctgagTGGTTGCTACAAAACCCTGGGGAATCTGAGGGAGACCCTTTACATATCAGGGCTCCTATCAGGGGAGACATCTGGATCTTCTTGGCACTTCTGTTGGAGCTGGGTCCTGAGCAGGCAGCCTGCAGGCCACCTGCATGGGCCGGGTCCA
The sequence above is a segment of the Eschrichtius robustus isolate mEscRob2 chromosome 14, mEscRob2.pri, whole genome shotgun sequence genome. Coding sequences within it:
- the UQCR10 gene encoding cytochrome b-c1 complex subunit 9, coding for MAGPTLTARLYSLLFRRTSTFALTIAVGALFFERAFDQGADAIYEHINEGKLWKHIKHKYENKE